The following coding sequences lie in one Catharus ustulatus isolate bCatUst1 chromosome 5, bCatUst1.pri.v2, whole genome shotgun sequence genomic window:
- the JCHAIN gene encoding immunoglobulin J chain: MKSSLLLCGALAVSLGVILVAGYPLSPKDEEYVLVNNKCQCVTVTSKFVPSKENPDEEILVRNIRIIVPLQARENISDPLSPLRTTFVYRMSDLCRNCEPAEVELGGVIHQVQQGNSCEEPQTCYTYDRNQCYTSPVPLLYHGQVQHAPAALTPASCFAE; the protein is encoded by the exons ATGAAGAGCTCTTTGTTGCTGTGTGGTGCCTTGGCCGTCTCCTTGGGGGTCATCCTTGTGGCAG GTTATCCACTGAGCCCCAAAGATGAGGAGTACGTGCTGGTCAATAATAAGTGTCAGTGTGTAACAGTGACCTCCAAGTTTGTCCCCTCCAAAGAAAATCCTGATGAAGAAATCCTGGTGAGAAACATCCGCATCAT AGTCCCCCTGCAGGCTCGGGAGAACATCTCCGACCCCTTGTCCCCACTCAGGACCACTTTTGTCTATCGCATGAGTGATCT ctgcagaaactGCGAACCCGCAGAAGTTGAGCTGGGTGGGGTGATCCACCAGGTGCAGCAGGGCAACTCGTGCGAGGAGCCGCAGACGTGCTACACCTACGACAGGAACCAGTGCTACACGTCCCCCGTGCCGCTGCTGTACCACGGCCAGGTGCAGCACGCCCCGGCCGCGCTCACTCCCGCCTCCTGCTTCGCCGAGtag
- the UTP3 gene encoding something about silencing protein 10: MRTRRGTVLRPRAEPAEPPEPDDPAVPDGRAGPEELADDVERFHEQQFRAVMAALDSGDEAGESEEEEEEEVLGLQLPEDSEEEEEDDEIQDRNPFVEYSAEEDEDGEEEEGEEDENDFEDGEEEEGEKDENDVEDEEGDMSMESDLEERHPEAKLPHELSWGQRKQLYYDTDYGSDAQAKGKRSQQEIDAEEEEEEQEAQVIQRRLVKDLGEDDYGLDMIQGYVAEQQKTHDSKGQKIDKDLQALSKKEQLKLLKQESPELLQLMEDFEVKLMEIKDELHPLLQMVRDGTIPEGKGSRYLQTKYHLYLNYCANISFYLVLKSKRMPVHSHPVIERLVAYRNIINDLAVIDQRLSPQVRMLLRNYYDKKEEKLRKKNKFSVFDAMDGKKNKPKRASVPVNGHAAAAAESSDESELDEEAALKYYKMMEEKLALKRKRTGDKDVPEEAAVSEEEDPSKKRGVTYQMIKNKGLTPKRRKIDRNPRVKHREKFRRAKIRRKGQVREVRRELHRYAGELSGIRAGVKKSRKLK, translated from the coding sequence ATGCGGACCCGGCGCGGCACGGTGCTGCGGCCGCGGGCCGAGCCCgccgagccccccgagcccgATGACCCCGCCGTGCCCGACGGCCGCGCCGGCCCCGAGGAGCTGGCGGACGATGTGGAGCGCTTCCACGAGCAGCAGTTCCGCGCCGTGATGGCAGCCCTGGACAGCGGAGACGAGGCGGGTGAGAgcgaggaagaggaggaggaggaggtgctgggTCTGCAGCTGCCCGAGGacagcgaggaggaggaggaagatgacgAGATACAGGACCGGAATCCCTTTGTGGAGTACAGCgcagaggaggatgaggatggagaagaggaggaaggtgaggaagatGAAAATGATTTTGAggatggagaagaggaagaaggtgAGAAAGATGAGAATGATGTTGAGGATGAAGAGGGGGACATGTCCATGGAAAGCGACTTGGAGGAGCGCCATCCAGAAGCCAAGCTGCCCCACGAGCTCTCCTGGGGCCAGCGCAAGCAGCTCTACTATGACACGGACTATGGGAGTGATGCCCAGGCCAAGGGCAAGCGCAGCCAGCAAGAAATCgatgctgaggaggaggaagaggagcaggaggctcaAGTCATCCAGAGACGGTtggtgaaggatttgggggaggACGATTATGGTCTGGATATGATCCAGGGCTACGtggctgagcagcagaaaaCCCACGACAGCAAGGGGCAGAAAATTGATAAGGATCTGCAGGCCCTTTCCaagaaggagcagctgaagctgctgaagcaggagtccccagagctcctgcagctgatggaggACTTTGAGGTGAAGCTCATGGAGATCAAGGATGAGTTGCACCCGCTGCTGCAAATGGTCAGAGATGGCACTATCCCCGAGGGGAAGGGCAGCCGATATTTGCAGACCAAGTATCATCTGTACCTGAACTACTGTGCCAATATCAGTTTCTATCTGGTTTTGAAGTCCAAGAGGATGCCAGTCCACAGTCACCCTGTCATTGAAAGGCTGGTGGCCTACAGAAACATCATCAATGACCTCGCCGTTATAGACCAGAGGCTTTCCCCACAGGTCCGCATGCTTCTCAGGAACTACTACGACaagaaggaggagaagctgcggaagaaaaacaagttctCAGTGTTTGACGCCATGGATGGCAAGAAAAACAAGCCCAAACGTGCCTCTGTGCCTGTTAATGGccacgctgctgctgctgctgaatcgTCGGATGAGTCGGAGCTGGATGAGGAGGCTGCCCTGAAGTACTACAAGATGATGGAGGAGAAGCTGGCGCTCAAGAGGAAGAGGACTGGAGACAAAGATGTGCCTGAAGAAGCGGCGGTGTCAGAAGAAGAGGATCCCAGTAAAAAGAGAGGGGTGACCTATCAGATGATCAAGAACAAAGGCCTCACGCCCAAAAGGAGGAAGATCGATCGCAACCCCCGGGTCAAGCATCGGGAGAAATTCCGGAGAGCCAAGATCCGCCGCAAGGGCCAGGTGCGCGAGGTGCGGCGGGAGCTGCACAGATACGCCGGGGAGCTGTCCGGCATCCGGGCCGGGGttaagaaaagcaggaagctCAAGTGA
- the SDAD1 gene encoding protein SDA1 homolog, protein MSGRQGNKLPSNLPQLQNLIKRDPTSYTEEFLQQYHHYQSHVEIFTFQPDKPSKELTELLMFLAQVAHCYPEHMASFPQQLKELLSHHHTVLDPELRMTFCKALILLRNKNLIHPTSLLELFFQLLRCHDKLLRKTLYTHIVTDIKNVNAKHKNNKVNTALQNFMYTMLRDSNPTAAKISLDVMIELYRRNIWNDAKTVNVITTACFSKVTKVLVAGLKFFLGKDEDEKQDSESESEDDGPTARDLMMRYATNKKTTKRKKKLEKAMKVLKKQKKKSKPEVFNFSAIHLIHDPQDFAEKLLKQLENCKERFEVKMMLMDLISRLVGIHELFLFNFYPFVQRFLQPHQREVTKILLFAAQASHQLVPPEIIQSVLMTIANNFVTDKNSGEVMTVGINAIKEITARCPLAMTEDLLQDLVQYKTHKNKNVMMSARTLIHLFRSLNPEMLQKKFRGKPTEASVEARIHEYGELDAKDYIPGAEVLEVEDQKEKGETQEEDGWESASLSEEEEDNDDGEWIDVHHSSDEEQQQVAEKVKSMPMEERKAKAAAVSTSRLLTQEDFKKIRLAQLSKELASAPGKAAKRKYIEIDDEEEEEGRGELLSLRDIERLHKKPKSDKETRLATAKAGKTDRKEFVKKKTKINPFASSSNKEKQKNKNFMMMRYSHSVRTKNKRSFREKQLALRDALLKKRKQLLK, encoded by the exons ATGTCGGGCCGCCAGGGCAATAAGCTGCCCAGTaacctgccccagctgcagaacCTCATCAAGCGCGACCCCACGTCCTACACCGAGGAG TTCCTGCAGCAGTACCACCACTACCAGTCCCATGTGGAGATCTTCACCTTCCAGCCGGACAAGCCCAGTAAGGAGCTGACCGAACTGCTGATGTTCCTGGCGCAG GTTGCCCACTGCTACCCCGAGCACATGGCCAGCTTCCcgcagcagctgaaggagctgctctcccaccACCACACGGTCCTGGACCCCGAGCTGCGCATG ACCTTCTGCAAGGCTCTGATCCTGCTGAGAAACAAGAACCTAATACACCCCACGAGTTTGCTGGAGCTGTTCTTTCAGCTGCTGCGGTGTCACGATAAACTGCTACGGAAG ACCTTGTACACTCACATTGTGACGGACATCAAGAACGTCAATGCTAAGCACAAGAACAATAAAGTGAACACG GCGCTGCAGAACTTCATGTACACAATGTTGAGAGACAGTAATCCCACTGCTGCCAAGATATCTCTGGATGTGATGATAGAGCTTTACAGAAGGAATATTTG gaatgaTGCCAAAACAGTCAATGTCATCACAACTGCCTGCTTTTCCAAAGTGACCAAG gtgTTAGTTGCTGGTTTGAAGTTCTTCCTTGGGAAGGATGAGGATGAAAAACAGGACAGCGAGTCAGAGTCTGAG GATGATGgccccacagccagggatcTGATGATGCGCTACGCCACCAACAAGAAAACCACCAAGCGCAAGAAGAAACTGGAGAAAGCCATGAAGGTGCTCAAG aagcagaaaaagaagagcaagCCAGAGGTGTTCAACTTCTCTGCCATTCACTTGATTCATGATCCCCAAG ACTTTGCTGAGAAACTGCTGAAGCAGCTGGAGAACTGCAAGGAGCGATTTGAAGTGAAGATGATGCTCATGGACCTAATATCCAGGCTTGTTGGAATACATGAG ctttttctttttaatttctaccCCTTTGTTCAGAGGTTCCTCCAGCCCCATCAGAGGG aagtgACAAAGattcttctgtttgctgcacAGGCTTCACATCAGCTGGTCCCACCTGAG atTATCCAGTCAGTGTTGATGACCATTGCCAACAACTTTGTCACAGACAAGAATTCTGGGGAAGTCATGACTGTGGG aATCAACGCAATAAAAGAAATCACTGCGAGGTGTCCCTTAGCCATGACTGAAGATCTGCTCCAAGACCTTGTTCAGTACAagacacataaaaataaaa ATGTGATGATGTCTGCAAGAACTCTGATACACCTGTTCCGCTCTCTGAAtccagagatgctgcagaagAAGTTCAGG GGTAAGCCTACCGAGGCCTCAGTGGAAGCCAGGATTCATGAATATGGAGAGCTGGATGCCAAAGACTACATTCCAGGAGCAGAAGTACTGGAGGTTGAGgatcaaaaggaaaagggagaaaccCAGGAAGAAG ACGGCTGGGAGAGTGCTAGTCtgagtgaggaggaggaggacaatGATGATGGAGAATGGATCGATGTGCATCACTCCTcagatgaggagcagcagcaagta gcagaaaaagtgaaaagcaTGCCCATGGAGGAACGAAAAGCCAAAGCTGCAGCAGTCAGTACAAGCAGGCTGCTAACTCAGGAAGACTTCAAGAAAATACGTCTTGCCCAGCTTTCCAAAGAGCTTGCTTCTGCACCTGGCAAAGCTGCAAAGCGGAAATATATTGAAATAgatgatgaagaggaggaggagggcag GGGAGAGCTGCTTTCCCTCAGAGATATTGAACGCCTGCATAAGAAGCCCAAGTCAGACAAGGAGACCAGATTGGCAACTGCAAAG GCTggaaaaacagacagaaaagaatttgtgaaaaagaaaaccaaaatcaacCCATTTGCCAGCTCTTCcaacaaagaaaagcagaagaacaaGAACTTCATGATGATGAGATACAGCCACAGTGTCCGGACCAAGAACAAGCGCTCCTTTAGGGAGAAGCAG CTGGCTCTCAGAGATGCActgctgaaaaagagaaaacagctgcTAAAATAA